A region of Gadus morhua chromosome 18, gadMor3.0, whole genome shotgun sequence DNA encodes the following proteins:
- the tdrkh gene encoding tudor and KH domain-containing protein isoform X2 → MDAIKEGPERSMSPGRVVALAAGLSIGAGVGYMVYRHLSSTSISATSQLVSCEESTMTLPLDVYRNMSRHQATFLDTARERSGAHVQVMPATGGPCPQTAVGLLLRGSPEQILMAKCVLGNLVTDCEPATEVLEVPQTAFGRIIGRGGESLKLITQTTGARVVCPRERRQDPGAMGKVTITGTHQEVQQAKELILEKVRDDTTVRRKICQSSALRLKRGPHDLQAPKCEDAEPQPPGPAVNHNNNNGPCSLKPEELALSLQSNKPGNKEEKPEELALSLQSNKPGYKDENPEELASPDSLSEVSKFEIPSPDLSFQPDEHLEVYVSASENPSHFWIQILGVRSLQLDKLTEEMSRLYAAGTPSEHMIESIVVGDIVAAPYRDHCTWNRARVLGLHGSGLVDLYYVDFGDNQDLPKDSLRSMRSDFLSLPFQAIECSLAEVQPADEAWTEAALDDFEKLTYCAEWRPLRAKLCSYSHSEVCTWPSMKLYDNSQGKAVDLGEELIRLGHAVSCQDSGSAGGDAENLGSLQRMLDDVIGASSELSLSCISLSEVASISGSVDDTIDDELF, encoded by the exons ATGGACGCGATAAAGGAAGGTCCCGAGAGAAGCATGAGCCCGGGCCGAGTGGTGGCCCTCGCTGCCGGCCTCTCTATAGGGGCCGGGGTGGGCTACATGGTCTACCGCCACCTGAGCAGCACCAGTATCAGTGCCACCT CCCAGCTGGTCAGCTGTGAAGAGTCTACGATGACTCTTCCCCTGGACGTGTACAGGAATATGTCAAGACACCAGGCCACCTTTCTGGATACG GCCAGAGAGCGGTCTGGAGCCCATGTCCAGGTCATGCCGGCCACAGGGGGTCCCTGCCCTCAGACAGCTGTGGGTTTACTCCTTCGGGGGTCCCCGGAACAGATACTAATGGCCAAGTGTGTCCTGGGCAACCTGGTCACAGACTGTGAGCCAGCCACTGAAGTCCTGGAGGTGCCCCAGACGGCCTTTGGAAGGATCATAG GCCGTGGAGGGGAGTCTCTAAAGCTAATCACGCAGACCACCGGCGCCAGGGTCGTTTGTCCCCGGGAGAGGCGGCAGGACCCTGGGGCCATGGGCAAAGTGACCATCACAGGCACCCATCAGGAGGTGCAGCAGGCCAAG GAGTTGATACTGGAGAAGGTGCGTGACGACACCACGGTAAGGAGGAAGATCTGCCAGTCATCCGCCCTTCGCCTGAAACGAGGGCCGCATGATCTCCAGGCCCCCAAGTGTGAGGACGCGGAGCCACAGCCGCCGGGACCGGCtgtcaaccacaacaacaacaacgggcCCTGCTCCCTGAAGCCCGAGGAGCTGGCGCTGAGTCTGCAGTCCAACAAGCCCGGGAACAAGGAGGAGAAGCCCGAGGAGCTGGCGCTGAGTCTGCAGTCCAACAAGCCCGGGTACAAGGACGAGAACCCCGAGGAGCTGGCCTCCCCAGACTCCCTCTCCGAAGTGTCCAAGTTTGAAA TTCCCAGCCCGGACCTGAGCTTCCAGCCCGACGAGCACCTGGAGGTGTACGTCTCGGCGTCGGAGAACCCCAGCCACTTCTGGATCCAGATCCTGGGGGTTCGCTCCCTGCAGCTCGACAAGCTGACGGAGGAGATGAGTCGCTTGTACGCCGCGGGAACACCCAGC GAGCACATGATAGAGTCCATCGTGGTAGGGGACATTGTGGCCGCCCCGTACCGGGACCATTGCACGTGGAACAGGGCCCGAGTGCTGGGCCTGCATGGGTCCGGCCTGGTGGACCTTTACTACGTGGACTTTGGAGACAACCAAGATCTGCCCAAAGACAGCCTGCGCAGCATGAG GAGTGATTTCCTCAGTTTACCGTTCCAGGCCATTGAGTGTAGCCTGGCAGAAGTACAGCCAGCAG ATGAGGCCTGGACCGAGGCAGCCCTGGATGACTTTGAAAAACTAACTTATTGCGCTGAGTGGCGCCCCCTGCGGGCCAAGCTGTGCAGTTACTCCCACTCTGAAGTTTGCACCTGGCCAAGTATGAAGCTCTATGACAACAGCCAGGGCAAG GCTGTAGATCTGGGTGAGGAGCTCATCCGTCTGGGCCACGCCGTGAGTTGCCAGGACTCAGGCAGCGCAGGAGGGGACGCTGAAAACCTTGGCTCTCTGCAGAGAATGCTG GATGATGTGATCGGGGCGTCGTCTGAGCTGAGCCTGTCCTGTATAAGCCTATCAG AAGTTGCTTCCATCTCTGGAAGCGTTGACGATACCATTGATGATGAGCTTTTCTGA
- the tdrkh gene encoding tudor and KH domain-containing protein isoform X1 codes for MDVGISKCRVFLNYSPSSLFSQSRVPSAGRCIMDAIKEGPERSMSPGRVVALAAGLSIGAGVGYMVYRHLSSTSISATSQLVSCEESTMTLPLDVYRNMSRHQATFLDTARERSGAHVQVMPATGGPCPQTAVGLLLRGSPEQILMAKCVLGNLVTDCEPATEVLEVPQTAFGRIIGRGGESLKLITQTTGARVVCPRERRQDPGAMGKVTITGTHQEVQQAKELILEKVRDDTTVRRKICQSSALRLKRGPHDLQAPKCEDAEPQPPGPAVNHNNNNGPCSLKPEELALSLQSNKPGNKEEKPEELALSLQSNKPGYKDENPEELASPDSLSEVSKFEIPSPDLSFQPDEHLEVYVSASENPSHFWIQILGVRSLQLDKLTEEMSRLYAAGTPSEHMIESIVVGDIVAAPYRDHCTWNRARVLGLHGSGLVDLYYVDFGDNQDLPKDSLRSMRSDFLSLPFQAIECSLAEVQPADEAWTEAALDDFEKLTYCAEWRPLRAKLCSYSHSEVCTWPSMKLYDNSQGKAVDLGEELIRLGHAVSCQDSGSAGGDAENLGSLQRMLDDVIGASSELSLSCISLSEVASISGSVDDTIDDELF; via the exons ATGGATGTGGGGATCTCAAAGTGTCGCGTGTTCCTCAACTACAGCCCcagttctctcttctctca GTCACGCGTTCCTTCGGCGGGGCGTTGCATCATGGACGCGATAAAGGAAGGTCCCGAGAGAAGCATGAGCCCGGGCCGAGTGGTGGCCCTCGCTGCCGGCCTCTCTATAGGGGCCGGGGTGGGCTACATGGTCTACCGCCACCTGAGCAGCACCAGTATCAGTGCCACCT CCCAGCTGGTCAGCTGTGAAGAGTCTACGATGACTCTTCCCCTGGACGTGTACAGGAATATGTCAAGACACCAGGCCACCTTTCTGGATACG GCCAGAGAGCGGTCTGGAGCCCATGTCCAGGTCATGCCGGCCACAGGGGGTCCCTGCCCTCAGACAGCTGTGGGTTTACTCCTTCGGGGGTCCCCGGAACAGATACTAATGGCCAAGTGTGTCCTGGGCAACCTGGTCACAGACTGTGAGCCAGCCACTGAAGTCCTGGAGGTGCCCCAGACGGCCTTTGGAAGGATCATAG GCCGTGGAGGGGAGTCTCTAAAGCTAATCACGCAGACCACCGGCGCCAGGGTCGTTTGTCCCCGGGAGAGGCGGCAGGACCCTGGGGCCATGGGCAAAGTGACCATCACAGGCACCCATCAGGAGGTGCAGCAGGCCAAG GAGTTGATACTGGAGAAGGTGCGTGACGACACCACGGTAAGGAGGAAGATCTGCCAGTCATCCGCCCTTCGCCTGAAACGAGGGCCGCATGATCTCCAGGCCCCCAAGTGTGAGGACGCGGAGCCACAGCCGCCGGGACCGGCtgtcaaccacaacaacaacaacgggcCCTGCTCCCTGAAGCCCGAGGAGCTGGCGCTGAGTCTGCAGTCCAACAAGCCCGGGAACAAGGAGGAGAAGCCCGAGGAGCTGGCGCTGAGTCTGCAGTCCAACAAGCCCGGGTACAAGGACGAGAACCCCGAGGAGCTGGCCTCCCCAGACTCCCTCTCCGAAGTGTCCAAGTTTGAAA TTCCCAGCCCGGACCTGAGCTTCCAGCCCGACGAGCACCTGGAGGTGTACGTCTCGGCGTCGGAGAACCCCAGCCACTTCTGGATCCAGATCCTGGGGGTTCGCTCCCTGCAGCTCGACAAGCTGACGGAGGAGATGAGTCGCTTGTACGCCGCGGGAACACCCAGC GAGCACATGATAGAGTCCATCGTGGTAGGGGACATTGTGGCCGCCCCGTACCGGGACCATTGCACGTGGAACAGGGCCCGAGTGCTGGGCCTGCATGGGTCCGGCCTGGTGGACCTTTACTACGTGGACTTTGGAGACAACCAAGATCTGCCCAAAGACAGCCTGCGCAGCATGAG GAGTGATTTCCTCAGTTTACCGTTCCAGGCCATTGAGTGTAGCCTGGCAGAAGTACAGCCAGCAG ATGAGGCCTGGACCGAGGCAGCCCTGGATGACTTTGAAAAACTAACTTATTGCGCTGAGTGGCGCCCCCTGCGGGCCAAGCTGTGCAGTTACTCCCACTCTGAAGTTTGCACCTGGCCAAGTATGAAGCTCTATGACAACAGCCAGGGCAAG GCTGTAGATCTGGGTGAGGAGCTCATCCGTCTGGGCCACGCCGTGAGTTGCCAGGACTCAGGCAGCGCAGGAGGGGACGCTGAAAACCTTGGCTCTCTGCAGAGAATGCTG GATGATGTGATCGGGGCGTCGTCTGAGCTGAGCCTGTCCTGTATAAGCCTATCAG AAGTTGCTTCCATCTCTGGAAGCGTTGACGATACCATTGATGATGAGCTTTTCTGA